In Triticum aestivum cultivar Chinese Spring chromosome 5B, IWGSC CS RefSeq v2.1, whole genome shotgun sequence, the following proteins share a genomic window:
- the LOC123113277 gene encoding calmodulin-like protein 4 isoform X1: MAFQDTSTLLPSSPYTVSQLASPPPAFPLLLAPLKLIRRLRCAHGRRADGRADGGVPGGLLPLRQERRCLEELAAVTRSLGLDPTNQELNDMMCEVDMDGNGTIDFQEFLSLIVRKMKDGDGDEELKEAFEVLDKDRNGFISPVELRTVMINLGEKMTDEEVEQMIKEADTDGDGQVNYDEFVLMMKNAERKIIG, encoded by the exons ATGGCATTTCAGGATACTTCCACCCTGCTTCCCTCCTCTCCATATACCGTGTCTCAGCTTGCTAGCCCACCTCCTGCCTTCCCACTACTACTTGCTCCACTGAAATTAATCCGGAGGCTGCGGTGCGCGCATGGAAGAAGGGCTGACGGGCGAGCAGATGGCGGCGTTCCAGGAGGCCTTCTCCCTCTTCGACAAGAACGGCGATG CTTGGAAGAGCTGGCCGCGGTGACTCGCTCCCTCGGCCTCGACCCGACCAACCAGGAGCTCAACGACATGATGTGTGAAGTCGACATGGATGGGAACGGCACCATCGATTTCCAGGAGTTCTTGAGCCTTATTGTCAGGAAGATGAAG GACGGGGACGGCGATGAAGAGCTCAAGGAAGCTTTCGAGGTCCTGGACAAGGATCGAAATGGTTTTATCTCTCCTGTTGAG CTGAGGACGGTGATGATCAATCTCGGGGAGAAGATGACCGACGAGGAGGTCGAGCAGATGATCAAGGAGGCGGACACCGATGGCGACGGGCAGGTGAACTACGATGAATTCGTGCTCATGATGAAGAATGCCGAGCGCAAGATAATCGGGTGA
- the LOC123113277 gene encoding calmodulin-like protein 4 isoform X2, producing the protein MEEGLTGEQMAAFQEAFSLFDKNGDGCISLEELAAVTRSLGLDPTNQELNDMMCEVDMDGNGTIDFQEFLSLIVRKMKDGDGDEELKEAFEVLDKDRNGFISPVELRTVMINLGEKMTDEEVEQMIKEADTDGDGQVNYDEFVLMMKNAERKIIG; encoded by the exons ATGGAAGAAGGGCTGACGGGCGAGCAGATGGCGGCGTTCCAGGAGGCCTTCTCCCTCTTCGACAAGAACGGCGATG GATGCATCAGCTTGGAAGAGCTGGCCGCGGTGACTCGCTCCCTCGGCCTCGACCCGACCAACCAGGAGCTCAACGACATGATGTGTGAAGTCGACATGGATGGGAACGGCACCATCGATTTCCAGGAGTTCTTGAGCCTTATTGTCAGGAAGATGAAG GACGGGGACGGCGATGAAGAGCTCAAGGAAGCTTTCGAGGTCCTGGACAAGGATCGAAATGGTTTTATCTCTCCTGTTGAG CTGAGGACGGTGATGATCAATCTCGGGGAGAAGATGACCGACGAGGAGGTCGAGCAGATGATCAAGGAGGCGGACACCGATGGCGACGGGCAGGTGAACTACGATGAATTCGTGCTCATGATGAAGAATGCCGAGCGCAAGATAATCGGGTGA
- the LOC123113276 gene encoding ATP sulfurylase 4, chloroplastic gives MATQAAFAVRFPQLARPGRGHGQGQPATRVAVRGGRAAAAAARGVRCRAGGLIEPDGGRLVELVAPEEGGRRAALRREAAALPHRLRLGRVDTEWLHVLSEGWASPLRGFMRETEFLQALHFNAVRGADGSLVNMSVPIVLALDDAQRRAIQADGATTVALVDAHDRPVAVLSDIEIYKHNKEERIARTWGTTARGLPYVEEAITNAGDWLIGGDLEVIEPIKYNDGLDQYRLSPAQLREEFARRNADAVFAFQLRNPVHNGHALLMTDTRRRLLEMGYKNPVLLLHPLGGFTKADDVPLSVRMKQHEKVLEEGVLNPESTVVAIFPSPMHYAGPTEVQWHAKARINAGANFYIVGRDPAGMGHPTEKRDLYDADHGKKVLSMAPGLERLNILPFKVAAYDTKHNKMNFFDPSRKEDFLFISGTKMRSLAKNRESPPDGFMCPGGWKVLVEYYDSLAPPEGSSKPREAVAA, from the exons ATGGCGACGCAGGCCGCCTTCGCAGTGAGGTTCCCGCAGCTGGCGCGGCCGGGCAGGGGCCATGGCCAGGGACAGCCGGCGACGCGGGTCGCGgtaaggggcggcagggccgcggcggcggcggcgcgcggggtgcGGTGCCGGGCCGGCGGCCTGATCGAGCCGGACGGGGGCAGGCTGGTGGAGCTGGTGGCGCCCGAGGAGGGCGGCCGGCGGGCGGCGCTGcgccgggaggcggcggcgctgccgcACCGGCTGCGCCTGGGCCGCGTGGACACCGAGTGGCTGCACGTGCTCAGCGAGGGCTGGGCCAGCCCGCTGCGCGGCTTCATGCGCGAGACCGAGTTCCTCCAAGCACTTCATTTCAACGCCGTCCGCGGCGCCGATGGCAGCCTCGTCAACATGTCCGTGCCCATCGTCCTCGCCCTCGACGACGCCCAGCGCCGCGCCATCCAGGCCGACGGCGCCACCACCGTCGCGCTCGTCGACGCCCACGACCGCCCCGTCGCCGTGCTCAGCGA TATTGAGATCTACAAGCATAACAAGGAAGAAAGAATTGCACGGACTTGGGGAACAACTGCACGTGGACTGCCGTACGTAGAGGAGGCGATTACAAATGCTGGTGATTGGTTGATTGGTGGAGACCTGGAGGTTATAGAACCAATCAAGTATAATGATGGTCTGGATCAGTATCGTTTGTCTCCAGCACAGCTGCGTGAAGAATTTGCCAGGCGCAATGCAGATGCGGTATTTGCTTTTCAACTGCGTAACCCTGTGCACAATGGGCATGCGTTGCTCATGACTGATACACGGAGGCGCCTTCTTGAGATGGGCTACAAAAACCCTGTTCTTCTTCTCCATCCACTGGGAGGATTCACAAAAGCAGATGATGTGCCTCTTAGTGTGAGAATGAAGCAGCATGAGAAG GTTCTTGAGGAAGGTGTCCTAAACCCAGAATCAACTGTGGTTGCAATCTTCCCCTCTCCAATGCACTATGCTGGGCCAACTGAGGTCCAGTGGCATGCTAAGGCTCGTATAAATGCTGGTGCAAACTTCTATATTGTCGGAAGAGACCCTGCTGGTATGGGCCACCCAACCGAAAAGAGGGACCTTTATGATGCTGATCACGGGAAAAAAGTACTGAGCATGGCTCCTGGGCTTGAGAGGCTCAATATCCTTCCTTTCAAG GTGGCTGCATATGACACAAAGCATAACAAGATGAATTTCTTCGACCCATCGAGGAAAGAGGACTTCCTGTTCATCTCTGGCACAAAG ATGCGTAGCCTTGCCAAGAACCGTGAGAGCCCACCAGATGGTTTTATGTGCCCGGGTGGCTGGAAGGTCCTCGTCGAGTACTACGACAGCTTGGCACCACCAGAAGGCAGCAGCAAACCGCGAGAGGCGGTTGCGGCTTAG